One part of the Micrococcus sp. 2A genome encodes these proteins:
- a CDS encoding alpha/beta hydrolase, translating to MEPAAGLTPLAFTAPQRAARSERLREDLGRKDRLDPRSRAALEGLAHALAPDSMDRALPARELLAHDLEGRGGPTAAVCAGDPATATHLTWMVSGMGIRPDTALWGAAHEAAQLAAAQHAAGAPRPVVVAWLRYPAPAPWRVVLDRPAREAGRQLADDLAAWWAHLHASGLRARGTAVHGAVDAHSYGSLVAGHALRELDERGLLPADSAATDPTPHSAERPVETLVVSGAVGLPLALLSGARALGAATGRVFEARAPGDVLSVLGRLGGLRQAWPGAVALPVDPVPGMDGAAVRGHDTSRWTPAAGDDAPRGYRDPGSVTLAAAARVTAGQPLGLQRLR from the coding sequence GTGGAACCCGCCGCAGGCCTGACGCCGCTGGCGTTCACGGCCCCGCAGCGCGCCGCCCGCTCGGAACGGCTGCGGGAGGACCTGGGCCGGAAGGACCGGCTCGACCCGCGGAGCCGCGCCGCGCTGGAGGGCCTCGCCCACGCGCTCGCCCCGGACTCCATGGACCGTGCCCTGCCGGCGCGCGAGCTGCTGGCCCACGACCTCGAGGGCCGCGGTGGGCCCACCGCCGCCGTGTGCGCCGGAGACCCCGCCACCGCCACCCATCTGACCTGGATGGTCTCCGGCATGGGCATCCGCCCGGACACCGCCCTGTGGGGCGCGGCGCACGAGGCCGCTCAGCTGGCCGCGGCCCAGCACGCGGCGGGGGCGCCCCGCCCCGTCGTCGTCGCGTGGCTGCGCTACCCCGCACCCGCGCCGTGGCGCGTGGTCCTCGACCGCCCCGCGCGGGAGGCCGGCCGGCAGCTCGCCGACGACCTCGCCGCGTGGTGGGCACACCTGCACGCGTCGGGGCTGCGCGCCCGCGGCACCGCGGTGCACGGGGCCGTGGACGCCCACTCGTACGGCTCCCTCGTGGCGGGGCACGCCCTGCGAGAGCTCGACGAGCGGGGGCTCCTTCCGGCCGACTCCGCGGCCACCGATCCCACGCCCCACAGCGCGGAGCGCCCCGTCGAGACCCTGGTGGTGTCCGGGGCGGTGGGCCTGCCGCTCGCCCTCCTCTCGGGAGCCCGTGCGCTCGGCGCGGCCACCGGCCGGGTGTTCGAGGCCCGCGCGCCCGGAGACGTGCTCTCCGTCCTCGGCCGGCTCGGCGGGCTGCGGCAGGCCTGGCCCGGCGCCGTCGCCCTGCCCGTGGACCCCGTCCCGGGGATGGACGGGGCCGCCGTGCGCGGCCACGACACCTCGCGCTGGACGCCCGCGGCCGGCGACGACGCGCCGCGGGGCTACCGCGATCCGGGCTCCGTGACGCTCGCGGCCGCCGCCCGCGTCACCGCGGGCCAGCCGCTCGGCCTTCAGCGCCTCCGGTAG
- a CDS encoding MerR family transcriptional regulator: protein MSAGPRRSEAADRAARDARERGGEWTAPVFVISTAAAMTDMHPQTLRQYDRLGLVVPQRQGGRQRRYSRADVERLQTIQALSREGVSLEGIRRIVALQREVEQLQDTVVELASQVDRLHQVSRLARVFTVGAAGDVSARYADRRSGAGRPDGVAPASGAAEPGTPSGAARRGAAVRALPAGTARSRRILAWNPPQA, encoded by the coding sequence GTGAGCGCCGGGCCCCGGCGCTCCGAGGCTGCCGACCGGGCGGCCCGCGACGCGCGGGAGCGCGGCGGCGAGTGGACCGCGCCCGTGTTCGTCATCTCCACCGCCGCGGCGATGACGGACATGCACCCGCAGACCCTGCGCCAGTACGACCGCCTCGGCCTCGTGGTGCCCCAGCGCCAGGGCGGGCGGCAGCGCCGCTACTCCCGCGCCGACGTCGAGCGCCTCCAGACCATCCAGGCGCTGAGCCGCGAGGGCGTCTCCCTCGAGGGGATCCGCCGGATCGTCGCCCTGCAGCGCGAGGTGGAGCAGCTGCAGGACACCGTGGTGGAGCTCGCCTCCCAGGTGGACCGACTGCACCAGGTCTCGCGGCTGGCCCGCGTGTTCACGGTGGGTGCCGCCGGTGACGTCTCGGCGCGCTACGCCGACCGCCGCTCGGGCGCCGGCCGCCCGGACGGCGTCGCCCCCGCGTCCGGAGCCGCGGAGCCGGGCACCCCGTCCGGCGCCGCGCGGCGCGGTGCGGCCGTGCGCGCCCTGCCCGCGGGCACCGCCCGTTCCCGCCGGATCCTCGCGTGGAACCCGCCGCAGGCCTGA
- a CDS encoding DnaJ C-terminal domain-containing protein — protein MASQDWMDKDFYASLGVSKDASEADVKKAYRKLARTHHPDQNPGDEAAEKKFKEISEAYAVLSDPKERQEYDAVRAMGGGARFTAPGGGAGGGFEDVFGGMFGGGAGPRGAQAGPDLNDLFGDMFGGFGGQPGFGPAGGGFGQQRPAKGADRTATTTISFRGSIEGTTVSLRAADGEVVDVKVPKGIRDGQKVRARGKGSPGAAGRGDLIVTVKVREHEFFHRDGDTLRITVPVSFPEAALGATIEVPTLARTVKVKVPAGSASGRTLRLKGRGVETSKGAGDLLVELQVAVPTELTDEARAAVEALAAATAGDDPRRELARRADW, from the coding sequence ATGGCCTCGCAGGATTGGATGGACAAGGACTTCTACGCGTCCCTCGGGGTGTCCAAGGACGCCTCCGAGGCCGACGTCAAGAAGGCCTACCGCAAGCTGGCCCGCACGCATCACCCGGACCAGAACCCCGGCGATGAGGCCGCGGAGAAGAAGTTCAAGGAGATCTCCGAGGCCTACGCGGTGCTCAGCGACCCCAAGGAGCGCCAGGAGTACGACGCCGTCCGCGCGATGGGCGGCGGCGCCCGCTTCACCGCCCCCGGCGGCGGGGCCGGCGGGGGCTTCGAGGACGTCTTCGGCGGGATGTTCGGCGGCGGCGCCGGACCCCGCGGCGCTCAGGCGGGCCCGGACCTGAACGACCTCTTCGGAGACATGTTCGGCGGGTTCGGCGGCCAGCCGGGCTTCGGGCCGGCCGGCGGCGGCTTCGGCCAGCAGCGGCCCGCCAAGGGTGCGGACCGCACCGCCACCACCACCATCTCCTTCCGGGGCTCGATCGAGGGCACGACGGTCTCCCTGCGGGCGGCCGACGGGGAGGTCGTGGACGTCAAGGTGCCCAAGGGCATCCGGGACGGCCAGAAGGTTCGTGCCCGCGGCAAGGGCTCGCCGGGCGCAGCGGGCCGCGGCGACCTGATCGTCACCGTGAAGGTGCGCGAGCACGAGTTCTTCCACCGCGACGGCGACACCCTCCGCATCACCGTGCCCGTCTCCTTCCCCGAGGCCGCGCTCGGCGCGACCATCGAGGTGCCCACCCTCGCGAGGACCGTGAAGGTCAAGGTCCCGGCGGGCTCCGCCTCGGGCAGGACCCTGCGCCTCAAGGGCCGCGGCGTCGAGACCTCGAAGGGCGCCGGGGACCTCCTGGTCGAGCTGCAGGTGGCCGTGCCCACCGAGCTCACCGACGAGGCGCGCGCCGCCGTCGAGGCCCTCGCCGCCGCCACCGCCGGCGACGATCCGAGGCGGGAGCTGGCCCGGAGGGCCGACTGGTGA
- a CDS encoding nucleotide exchange factor GrpE translates to MSENTADRPDDDRTPGEKGSEEQAFTFQDRRRIDPETGRPRGEAAPDAEPQDAPVQDEGDALAQAARILDDAGAEAGEAPSGSSREAELETDLRRLQAEYVNYKRRVDRDRDLAKDQGVLKAVLALIPVLDDLDAARSAGDLAEGPFAKIAEKLDSALAGLGVQRHDQEELAGVEFDPALHEAVMRQPHPEIPADHVVQVFRNGYARDGRVLRAAQVMVSAGDE, encoded by the coding sequence ATGAGCGAGAACACCGCCGACCGCCCGGACGACGACCGGACCCCGGGCGAGAAGGGCTCCGAGGAGCAGGCCTTCACGTTCCAGGATCGCCGCCGGATCGACCCGGAGACCGGCCGCCCGCGCGGAGAGGCCGCCCCCGACGCCGAGCCGCAGGACGCGCCGGTCCAGGACGAGGGCGACGCCTTGGCGCAGGCCGCGCGCATCCTCGACGACGCCGGGGCCGAGGCCGGCGAGGCGCCGTCCGGGTCCTCCCGCGAGGCCGAGCTGGAGACGGACCTGCGCCGCCTGCAGGCCGAGTACGTGAACTACAAGCGCCGCGTGGACCGCGACCGCGACCTCGCGAAGGACCAGGGCGTCCTGAAGGCCGTTCTGGCGCTGATCCCCGTGCTGGACGACCTCGACGCGGCGCGGTCCGCCGGCGACCTGGCCGAGGGCCCCTTCGCCAAGATCGCCGAGAAGCTCGACTCCGCCCTCGCGGGCCTCGGCGTGCAGCGCCACGACCAGGAGGAGCTGGCGGGCGTCGAGTTCGACCCCGCTCTCCACGAGGCCGTCATGCGCCAGCCGCACCCCGAGATCCCCGCCGACCACGTGGTGCAGGTGTTCCGCAACGGCTACGCACGGGACGGCCGCGTGCTGCGCGCCGCCCAGGTGATGGTGTCCGCCGGGGACGAGTGA